A section of the Acidobacterium capsulatum ATCC 51196 genome encodes:
- a CDS encoding NAD(P)-dependent oxidoreductase translates to MRIAFLGLGKMGVAILKHLLPGNEITVWNRTLSTAEALRSEGVKVAATPQEAVKEAEAVFSILLNDAAVEDVFLEQGALKAMPSGAIHACLSTISVASSQRLTEAHQQAGRPFVGAPVFGRPHVAEAGKLWSVLAGEDASLAKLRPLVERYSRGVTVVGEQPWSAHAMKVGGNFMITAMIASLTEGFVFAEANGIEPATYLQVVNQGLFQSPFVEMYGGLMLHPPETPGGTIALGEKDARLFLEAARGAHVPAPLAHQFHEHLKQAMTEGMQDADWAGGYYQLAKTVAGRKRGNN, encoded by the coding sequence ATGCGCATCGCATTTCTGGGATTAGGCAAGATGGGGGTGGCCATCCTCAAACATCTGCTGCCGGGCAATGAAATCACTGTGTGGAATCGAACCCTGTCCACAGCGGAAGCCCTTCGCAGTGAAGGCGTAAAGGTCGCCGCAACTCCTCAGGAAGCGGTGAAGGAAGCGGAAGCGGTCTTCAGCATTTTGCTGAACGATGCCGCCGTGGAAGATGTTTTTCTTGAGCAAGGCGCTCTGAAAGCGATGCCCTCAGGAGCCATCCATGCCTGCCTCAGTACCATCAGCGTCGCCTCATCGCAACGCTTGACAGAAGCTCACCAGCAAGCAGGCAGGCCTTTCGTCGGCGCGCCGGTTTTTGGGCGTCCGCATGTGGCCGAGGCGGGCAAGCTCTGGAGCGTGCTTGCCGGTGAAGATGCCTCGCTCGCCAAACTGCGGCCACTGGTAGAACGCTACAGCCGCGGCGTGACGGTCGTCGGCGAGCAGCCCTGGAGCGCGCACGCCATGAAGGTTGGCGGCAATTTCATGATTACGGCCATGATCGCCTCGCTGACCGAGGGATTTGTCTTTGCCGAAGCGAATGGCATCGAACCGGCGACTTATTTGCAGGTGGTGAATCAAGGGCTTTTCCAATCGCCGTTTGTCGAGATGTATGGCGGACTCATGCTGCATCCGCCGGAGACACCCGGCGGCACCATCGCTCTTGGCGAAAAGGATGCGCGCCTGTTTCTTGAGGCCGCGCGGGGCGCGCATGTGCCCGCCCCATTGGCACATCAGTTTCATGAGCATCTGAAACAGGCGATGACGGAAGGAATGCAGGATGCGGACTGGGCGGGCGGCTATTACCAGCTCGCCAAAACGGTTGCGGGCCGCAAGCGTGGAAACAACTAA
- a CDS encoding SDR family NAD(P)-dependent oxidoreductase: MNKLQDTVVFITGASAGIGEACAHAFAAEGARLLLAARRMERLKEMEPKLREAGAADVRTIELDVRHSDAVGAAIGALPEPWSNIGVLVNNAGLSRGLDKLYTGKLQDWEEMIDTNIKGVLYVTRCVTPGMVARGRGHIINLGSTAGEMTYPNGAVYCATKAALKSINDGLRMDLLGTPVRVTSVDPGMVETEFSEVRFRGDKERAGKVYQGLTPLTAADVADAIVWAATRPAHVNVAHVLLTSIHQANSLLFHRE; the protein is encoded by the coding sequence ATGAACAAATTGCAAGACACTGTCGTCTTCATTACCGGCGCCAGCGCTGGCATTGGTGAGGCCTGCGCGCACGCCTTCGCGGCCGAGGGTGCGCGGCTTCTGCTGGCCGCACGCCGCATGGAACGCCTCAAGGAAATGGAGCCGAAGCTCCGCGAGGCCGGTGCGGCCGATGTGCGCACCATCGAGCTGGACGTGCGTCATTCCGATGCAGTCGGAGCGGCCATCGGTGCGCTGCCTGAGCCATGGAGCAATATCGGCGTCCTGGTCAACAATGCCGGCCTGAGCCGCGGTCTCGACAAGCTTTACACCGGCAAGCTGCAGGACTGGGAAGAGATGATCGACACCAACATCAAGGGCGTGCTCTATGTTACGCGCTGTGTGACGCCCGGCATGGTGGCGCGCGGACGAGGCCACATCATTAACCTCGGCTCAACTGCCGGCGAAATGACCTACCCGAACGGCGCGGTCTACTGCGCGACCAAGGCGGCCCTTAAATCCATCAATGACGGCCTGCGCATGGACCTGCTTGGCACTCCGGTGCGCGTGACCAGTGTGGATCCGGGCATGGTCGAGACCGAGTTCAGCGAAGTGCGCTTTCGTGGCGACAAGGAGCGCGCGGGCAAGGTGTACCAGGGGCTCACGCCGCTCACCGCGGCCGATGTGGCGGATGCGATTGTGTGGGCGGCCACCCGGCCGGCCCACGTGAACGTGGCACACGTGCTGCTGACCTCCATTCACCAGGCCAATTCCCTGCTCTTTCACCGGGAGTAA
- a CDS encoding zinc-dependent alcohol dehydrogenase family protein, whose translation MQAWTIPAFGIENLALTDHRTPQPGPGQVLVEVKAASLNYRDLMVTLGLYNPKMHLPRIPASDGAGIVAAVGEGVTRVQPGDRVCGIFMQNWLDGRPTPEKVRGALGGDIDGMLATHVLLNAEGVVHFPEYLSFEEAATLPCAALTAWNALVTAGHLTAGETVLIQGTGGVSIFALQLAKAMGARVIGTSGSDEKLARAQTLGLDAGVNYRTTPDWAKWVLEQTGGLGADVVVEVGGAGTFAQSLTAVRMGGTVAQIGVLSQSKEPVHIPAILHKQVHLQGIYVGSRANFEAMNRALAQNHIRPVVDKVFGFRELPDALRRMQAGEHFGKIVLQTTD comes from the coding sequence ATGCAAGCCTGGACAATCCCCGCTTTTGGCATTGAGAATCTGGCACTCACAGACCACCGCACGCCGCAGCCAGGGCCCGGACAGGTTCTGGTGGAAGTGAAGGCGGCCTCATTGAACTACCGTGACCTCATGGTCACGCTTGGCCTTTACAACCCGAAGATGCATTTGCCGCGCATTCCCGCATCCGACGGAGCCGGTATTGTTGCCGCCGTGGGCGAAGGCGTCACCCGCGTGCAGCCGGGGGATCGCGTCTGCGGCATCTTCATGCAGAACTGGCTCGACGGCCGTCCCACTCCAGAAAAAGTGCGCGGCGCGCTCGGCGGCGACATCGACGGCATGCTCGCCACCCATGTGCTGCTCAACGCCGAGGGCGTTGTCCATTTCCCCGAGTATCTCTCATTTGAAGAGGCCGCCACCCTGCCCTGCGCCGCGCTGACGGCCTGGAACGCACTGGTGACGGCAGGCCATCTCACGGCCGGAGAAACTGTGCTGATTCAGGGTACGGGCGGCGTCTCCATTTTTGCGCTGCAATTGGCTAAGGCCATGGGAGCGCGGGTGATCGGCACCTCCGGCAGCGATGAGAAGCTGGCCCGCGCCCAAACGCTGGGGCTCGATGCGGGCGTCAACTATCGAACCACGCCGGACTGGGCGAAATGGGTTCTGGAACAGACCGGCGGCCTGGGGGCCGATGTGGTGGTGGAAGTGGGCGGTGCGGGCACCTTTGCACAATCGCTGACGGCTGTGCGCATGGGCGGCACAGTCGCGCAGATTGGCGTCCTCAGCCAGTCGAAGGAACCCGTGCATATTCCGGCCATCCTGCACAAGCAGGTTCATTTGCAGGGCATTTACGTGGGCTCGCGCGCGAATTTTGAGGCCATGAATCGCGCGCTCGCGCAGAATCACATTCGTCCTGTGGTCGACAAAGTCTTTGGTTTCCGCGAACTTCCCGACGCTCTGCGGCGCATGCAGGCCGGCGAGCACTTCGGCAAGATCGTCCTACAGACCACGGACTAA
- a CDS encoding ATP-binding cassette domain-containing protein, with the protein MSKPFSGRSRLIVSIEALSKIYEDKQQRVTAVNGVDLSVKEGELFGLLGPNGAGKTTTIGICTTRILPTSGTVNIAGVNVVEQPALARRSIGVVPQYNTLDRSLTIYENLYYHCLYFGFSARQARERAETLLKQFLLFERRKAFPVQLSGGLQQRIQIARAIAHRPAVLFLDEPSAGLDPQSRIAMWDAVRALRQEGITVVLTTHYMEEADELCERVAIIDHGKLLALDTPQMLKRTLGADRILDLKLLQTELRSLQQQLEQLTGVNCVEATPEGLRLFMQGSGEASGEHLPQIVQMAQPYGVRDIAISEPSLETVFIRLTGRDLRE; encoded by the coding sequence GTGTCGAAACCTTTTTCCGGCAGGTCACGATTGATCGTCTCGATAGAAGCGCTCAGCAAGATCTATGAGGACAAGCAACAGCGAGTGACGGCAGTCAATGGTGTCGATCTCTCGGTAAAAGAAGGCGAGCTATTCGGGCTGCTCGGGCCCAATGGCGCTGGCAAGACCACGACCATTGGCATCTGCACCACGCGCATTCTACCAACCAGCGGTACCGTCAATATTGCGGGGGTAAACGTTGTCGAGCAGCCCGCTCTGGCGCGGCGCAGCATTGGCGTGGTGCCGCAATACAACACCCTCGATCGCTCGCTGACGATCTACGAAAATCTCTACTACCACTGCCTCTACTTTGGCTTCTCTGCCCGGCAGGCACGCGAACGCGCAGAAACGCTGCTGAAGCAGTTTCTGCTCTTTGAACGGCGCAAAGCCTTCCCCGTGCAGCTTTCCGGCGGCCTGCAGCAGCGCATTCAAATTGCACGCGCCATTGCGCACCGGCCCGCCGTGCTGTTTCTGGATGAGCCAAGCGCGGGGCTCGATCCGCAGAGCCGCATCGCCATGTGGGATGCCGTGCGCGCGCTGCGGCAGGAGGGCATCACAGTCGTGCTCACCACGCACTACATGGAAGAGGCGGATGAACTGTGCGAGCGCGTGGCCATCATTGATCACGGCAAGCTGCTCGCACTCGACACTCCGCAGATGCTCAAGCGCACGCTGGGCGCGGACCGCATTTTAGATCTGAAACTGTTACAAACTGAGCTTAGATCGCTCCAGCAACAACTGGAGCAGTTGACCGGCGTGAACTGCGTGGAGGCGACACCCGAGGGATTGCGGCTCTTCATGCAGGGCTCCGGCGAAGCCTCCGGGGAGCATCTGCCGCAAATTGTGCAGATGGCGCAGCCTTATGGCGTTCGCGACATTGCCATCAGCGAGCCATCGCTGGAGACCGTTTTCATTCGCCTGACGGGGAGGGACCTGCGTGAGTAG
- a CDS encoding ABC transporter permease, translating to MSSEHRVSFTTAFLGLVRRDLRVLSRELGAFMVRVVMQPLLFFFVFTYLFPKIGQSSAMGGAGFATVLLPGLMAVAIMFSGIAGVALPLSTEFGVTREIDDRVMCPLPVSAVAIEKVCFSAIQSILAALLVLPLAYLIPASPVKVHIENWFMLAAILLLSSLVSGAMGLTIGANVKPQQIGLIFSIVVVPITFLGCVYYPWALLAKVRWLQIAVLFNPIVYMSEGLRAALTPNVPHMSYAAIVGALLLSLAALGYFGVRGFLRRVIS from the coding sequence GTGAGTAGCGAACATCGTGTTTCCTTTACCACGGCTTTTCTGGGGCTGGTGCGCCGCGATTTGCGCGTGCTGAGCCGTGAGCTGGGCGCGTTCATGGTGCGAGTGGTGATGCAGCCGCTGCTGTTTTTCTTTGTCTTCACCTATCTCTTTCCCAAGATCGGCCAATCGAGCGCGATGGGAGGTGCGGGCTTTGCCACGGTTCTGCTGCCCGGCCTCATGGCGGTCGCCATCATGTTCAGCGGCATTGCCGGCGTGGCGCTGCCACTCTCCACTGAGTTTGGAGTAACGCGCGAGATCGATGATCGTGTGATGTGCCCGCTGCCGGTCAGTGCTGTTGCCATTGAGAAGGTCTGCTTCAGCGCCATCCAGAGCATTCTGGCCGCGCTGCTGGTACTTCCGCTGGCATACCTGATTCCTGCCTCGCCGGTGAAGGTACACATTGAGAACTGGTTCATGCTGGCGGCCATACTACTACTTTCGAGCCTCGTCTCGGGCGCGATGGGGCTCACTATCGGCGCCAACGTCAAACCGCAACAGATCGGCTTGATCTTCTCGATTGTCGTGGTGCCCATCACATTTCTGGGCTGCGTCTACTACCCCTGGGCGCTGCTGGCCAAGGTGCGCTGGCTGCAGATTGCCGTGCTGTTCAATCCCATTGTTTATATGAGCGAAGGGCTGCGCGCCGCGCTCACGCCCAATGTGCCTCACATGAGTTACGCTGCGATTGTGGGCGCATTGCTGCTTTCGCTGGCTGCGCTGGGCTACTTTGGCGTGCGCGGATTTCTGCGGCGGGTGATTTCATAA
- a CDS encoding two-component system sensor histidine kinase NtrB has translation MKSRLASWLRRVSPRSVRGQLIVGLVVLELVVLGLFVMLLLRAEQSELRVRTGRRAIYEASLSAAEAAAALRDGDTGDLAGVIAGARHDPGIQGIEILDPSGKVLAVSLSGKSPFPALSLSQAAGSNKPLLSIDHHGKVNAAIAAMRVHGTLYGYVIVLPSEAADRHELHSTLRITFFAAVIALAGCTWLAGILANSLARPLVRLLDATRQLILNPEDKTALPLPANVDNEIGELTAAFHRLIMIVQEQRAQSGETLALLDSILANAPIGFIFFDRRHHVVRVNTFLAGTDAHHLYRYVGKTAVEIFPGEAGASLEEAVSRVLASGEPVRDLELTASLQGNAARARTWIAHLYPIHTEDEQVRWVGAVLVDTTQRHQAEEALRKSEKLAAAGRLAASIAHEINNPLEAVTNLLYLLHQADLDEDSARYVAMAQHEVARVSEVAQQTLRFYRQSTLPSEARLSELMDSVLALHQGRLVSLQIKVIREYEDTVPLFCFAGEVRQIFTNLVTNAVDAMMPGGGHLTVRIRPARSQREPGQRGVLVTIADTGCGIDGDHLPHIFEPFYTTKDATGTGLGLWVSAQILRKHQAAVALRSFAAKGDRNNRATGTVFRIFFPHLEEPKAIASAPE, from the coding sequence ATGAAAAGCCGATTGGCGTCGTGGCTGCGAAGGGTGAGTCCTCGCTCGGTGCGCGGGCAACTCATCGTCGGCCTGGTTGTGCTGGAACTCGTGGTTCTGGGACTCTTCGTCATGCTATTGCTGCGTGCCGAGCAGTCTGAGCTGCGCGTGCGTACAGGGCGGCGCGCCATATATGAAGCCAGCCTCTCGGCAGCCGAGGCCGCAGCCGCGCTGCGAGATGGCGACACCGGAGACCTGGCAGGCGTGATTGCAGGAGCACGGCACGATCCGGGAATTCAGGGCATCGAGATTCTTGACCCCTCGGGCAAAGTGCTGGCCGTCAGTCTCTCGGGTAAATCTCCCTTCCCGGCGCTGAGTCTGAGCCAGGCAGCAGGCTCAAACAAGCCGCTGCTCAGCATTGACCACCACGGCAAGGTCAACGCCGCCATTGCGGCGATGCGTGTTCACGGCACCTTGTATGGGTATGTGATCGTGCTGCCTTCTGAGGCCGCCGATCGTCATGAGTTGCATTCCACGCTGCGCATCACATTTTTTGCCGCGGTGATCGCGCTGGCCGGTTGTACGTGGCTGGCAGGCATTCTTGCCAATAGCCTCGCGCGTCCTCTGGTGCGCCTGCTGGATGCCACGCGCCAGTTGATTCTCAATCCTGAAGACAAGACCGCTTTGCCACTCCCGGCCAATGTCGACAACGAGATTGGAGAACTCACGGCAGCCTTTCATCGCTTGATCATGATTGTGCAGGAACAGCGCGCCCAGTCAGGCGAAACACTGGCGCTGCTGGACTCGATTCTGGCGAATGCGCCGATCGGGTTTATCTTTTTTGACCGGCGGCATCATGTGGTGCGCGTGAATACCTTTCTGGCCGGAACGGATGCGCATCATCTCTACCGGTATGTCGGCAAAACAGCAGTGGAGATATTTCCGGGAGAAGCAGGCGCGAGCCTCGAAGAAGCGGTGAGTCGTGTGCTTGCCAGCGGCGAGCCAGTGCGCGATCTTGAGTTGACCGCAAGCTTGCAGGGCAACGCGGCCCGCGCAAGAACGTGGATTGCTCACCTTTATCCCATTCATACCGAAGACGAACAGGTTCGCTGGGTTGGAGCCGTTCTGGTGGACACGACCCAGCGGCACCAGGCTGAAGAAGCGCTGCGCAAGAGCGAGAAGCTGGCAGCGGCTGGACGTCTGGCTGCCTCCATCGCGCATGAAATCAACAATCCTCTGGAAGCTGTGACCAATCTGCTCTATCTGCTGCATCAGGCGGACCTCGACGAAGACTCCGCGCGCTATGTCGCGATGGCGCAGCATGAGGTAGCTCGCGTCTCTGAGGTTGCGCAGCAGACGCTGCGGTTCTACCGGCAATCCACTTTGCCGAGCGAGGCCAGGCTGAGCGAATTGATGGACTCCGTGCTGGCGCTGCACCAGGGGCGGCTGGTGTCTTTGCAGATCAAGGTGATTCGTGAATACGAAGACACCGTGCCACTCTTCTGCTTTGCGGGCGAAGTGAGGCAGATTTTCACCAATCTGGTGACCAACGCGGTAGATGCCATGATGCCCGGCGGGGGCCATCTTACCGTGCGCATTCGCCCCGCCCGCAGCCAGAGAGAGCCCGGCCAGCGTGGCGTGCTGGTCACGATTGCCGATACCGGGTGCGGCATTGACGGCGATCATCTGCCGCACATCTTTGAGCCGTTCTATACAACCAAGGATGCGACGGGAACTGGCCTGGGACTTTGGGTGAGCGCTCAGATTTTACGCAAGCATCAGGCAGCCGTCGCTTTGCGCAGCTTTGCCGCTAAGGGAGACCGCAACAATAGGGCCACGGGCACGGTCTTTCGTATCTTTTTCCCGCATCTGGAAGAGCCAAAGGCCATTGCCTCCGCTCCGGAATAG
- a CDS encoding YpdA family putative bacillithiol disulfide reductase, whose amino-acid sequence MESSRSYSTDVLVIGAGPTGLACAIDAQQAGYRVMVVDKGCLCNSLFHYPSHMTFFTTSELLEIGNIPFPSPHAKPNRNEALEYYRKVAMHYRLDVRQYQTVLSVDGEDGDFRILTSDRYGRERTYTARKLILSTGYYDLPNNLNVPGEELPKVMHYYTDPHPYYDQDVLVIGGKNSAAIAALELWRHGARVTLVHRGPEMHRHVKYWIKPDIENRIKNGEVQGLFSTRVVEIGLDTVTLETPDGLKIVPNDFVFAMTGYKPDFRFLESLGVRIEGPDRMPVFDPESLESNVAGIYLAGVIVAGARTNEIFIENGRFHGRQIASDLAIKLGAQPQSVAEVRPGR is encoded by the coding sequence ATGGAAAGCTCCAGGTCCTACAGCACCGACGTGCTGGTGATTGGCGCCGGCCCCACGGGACTCGCCTGCGCCATTGATGCCCAACAGGCTGGCTACCGCGTGATGGTGGTCGATAAAGGGTGCCTGTGCAATTCGCTCTTCCACTATCCGTCGCACATGACATTTTTCACGACGTCAGAGCTGCTGGAGATTGGGAATATCCCGTTCCCGAGTCCCCATGCCAAGCCGAATCGCAATGAGGCGCTGGAATACTACCGCAAGGTCGCGATGCATTACCGGCTCGATGTGCGGCAGTATCAGACCGTTCTCTCGGTGGACGGGGAGGATGGGGATTTTCGCATTCTGACATCTGATCGCTACGGACGTGAACGCACATACACTGCGCGCAAGCTGATTCTTTCCACGGGCTACTACGATCTTCCGAATAATCTGAATGTCCCCGGCGAAGAGTTGCCGAAGGTGATGCACTATTACACCGATCCTCATCCTTACTACGATCAGGATGTACTGGTGATCGGCGGCAAGAACTCGGCGGCCATTGCGGCGCTGGAGCTGTGGCGGCACGGCGCGCGTGTGACTCTGGTGCATCGCGGGCCCGAGATGCACCGGCACGTGAAGTACTGGATCAAGCCGGACATTGAAAACCGCATTAAGAATGGCGAGGTGCAGGGTCTGTTCAGCACGCGCGTCGTGGAGATTGGACTCGACACGGTGACGCTTGAAACGCCAGATGGTCTGAAGATTGTGCCGAACGACTTTGTCTTTGCCATGACGGGCTACAAACCGGACTTCAGATTTCTGGAATCGCTCGGCGTGCGGATCGAAGGGCCGGACCGTATGCCGGTCTTTGATCCCGAGAGCCTGGAGAGCAATGTGGCCGGCATCTATCTGGCAGGCGTAATTGTCGCCGGTGCGCGCACCAATGAAATCTTTATAGAGAATGGCCGCTTTCATGGGCGGCAGATTGCCAGCGATCTGGCGATTAAACTTGGCGCGCAGCCGCAATCGGTTGCGGAGGTGCGACCGGGAAGATGA
- a CDS encoding aspartate ammonia-lyase: MTELRKEKDSLGFVEVPANAYYGAQTARAVENYPISGMRAHPQLIRAFGMVKQAAAEANQELGLVEAPRAEAIRKAAQEVMDGKWNAEFVVDVFQAGAGVSFHMNTNEVIANRANEILGGKLGEYAQVHPNDHVNYGQSTNDVFPTGMRVATLLALETLYPVLDKLAATFEAKAKEFHDVMKSGRTHMQDAVPIRLGQEFAAYGLAIEKGKKFLTLAADSLRELGLGGSAVGTGINTHPDYRAKAVAALSRISGQKLTPAADMRWAMQSNACMADVSAALRGIALEVIRISNDLRLISSGPNTGYAEIYLPSLQPGSSIMPGKINPVMPELAAMVSFQVVGNDTAVAMAVQAGQLELNVMMPTMAYSVLQSITILANMLRQFNDRCVAGITANAERCAQYAQSTVSLATALNPYIGYAKAAEIVKESVATGQSIISIARSKGLLSEQEISEILDPVRMTEPQYPLDAAKERDKKVKS, translated from the coding sequence ATGACGGAGTTGCGTAAAGAGAAAGATTCACTGGGTTTTGTCGAGGTTCCTGCAAATGCCTATTACGGCGCACAAACCGCACGGGCCGTGGAGAATTACCCCATCTCGGGCATGCGTGCGCATCCGCAGTTGATCCGCGCCTTCGGCATGGTGAAGCAGGCCGCCGCCGAAGCAAACCAGGAGCTGGGCCTGGTCGAAGCGCCCCGCGCCGAAGCCATCCGCAAGGCCGCGCAGGAAGTCATGGACGGCAAGTGGAATGCCGAGTTCGTGGTGGATGTTTTTCAGGCGGGCGCGGGCGTCAGCTTCCACATGAACACCAACGAAGTCATCGCCAACCGCGCCAATGAGATTCTGGGCGGCAAGCTGGGTGAATACGCGCAGGTGCATCCCAACGACCACGTCAACTACGGCCAATCGACCAACGATGTCTTCCCGACCGGCATGCGCGTGGCCACTTTGCTGGCTCTTGAAACGCTCTACCCCGTGCTCGACAAGCTGGCCGCAACCTTTGAAGCCAAGGCAAAAGAGTTCCATGATGTGATGAAGTCAGGCCGCACGCACATGCAGGACGCGGTGCCGATTCGCCTCGGGCAGGAGTTCGCGGCCTATGGCCTGGCCATCGAAAAGGGCAAGAAGTTCCTCACGCTGGCGGCCGATTCCCTGCGCGAACTGGGCCTCGGCGGCAGCGCCGTCGGCACGGGCATCAATACACATCCCGATTACCGCGCCAAGGCCGTGGCCGCGCTGAGCCGCATCTCCGGCCAGAAGCTGACCCCGGCCGCCGACATGCGCTGGGCGATGCAGTCCAACGCCTGCATGGCCGATGTAAGCGCCGCGCTGCGCGGCATTGCGCTCGAAGTCATCCGCATCTCAAACGATCTTCGCCTGATCTCCTCTGGGCCCAACACCGGGTATGCGGAGATCTATCTGCCCAGCCTGCAGCCCGGCTCCTCGATCATGCCCGGCAAGATCAACCCTGTCATGCCCGAACTCGCCGCCATGGTCAGCTTCCAGGTCGTCGGCAACGACACCGCCGTCGCCATGGCCGTGCAGGCGGGTCAGCTTGAGTTGAACGTCATGATGCCCACCATGGCCTACAGCGTGCTGCAGAGCATCACGATTCTGGCCAACATGCTGCGTCAGTTCAATGACCGCTGCGTGGCCGGCATCACGGCCAATGCCGAGCGCTGCGCGCAATATGCGCAAAGCACCGTTTCTCTGGCGACGGCGCTCAACCCCTATATCGGCTACGCCAAAGCGGCTGAAATCGTGAAGGAATCGGTCGCCACCGGCCAGTCCATCATCTCCATAGCCCGCTCGAAGGGATTGCTCAGCGAACAGGAGATCTCAGAAATTCTCGACCCGGTGCGCATGACCGAGCCGCAGTATCCTCTGGATGCAGCCAAGGAGCGCGACAAAAAGGTGAAGTCGTAA
- a CDS encoding outer membrane protein produces MWFRKCFGYAVYPALALAFAFPQLSRAQQSLTPSSSQDQMQQYQPPQATQQRALVLQEAQRRLDARRRQRIHQLDIQTYNHKYELFFGGGYLRFRPGQYLQHNQEVAWNLGLTDYLKGDLGITAEVRGYYGSAYTNAHPNGVNRAYQPNITQYVYMAGPTYRFYHGQHWGWTAQVLGGVGQGKFSIDTNGLPPEDVGLYKDQWSPAINVGASVDYNLSPGLALRLTPNMLITNYGSQMQYNKGWQIDLVYRFKHRRNYTFGRHRK; encoded by the coding sequence ATGTGGTTTCGCAAGTGTTTCGGGTACGCCGTGTATCCGGCTCTCGCCCTGGCGTTCGCTTTTCCTCAGCTTTCGCGCGCGCAGCAGTCGCTCACACCGTCTTCCTCGCAGGATCAGATGCAGCAGTACCAGCCGCCGCAGGCAACCCAGCAGCGCGCCCTGGTGCTACAGGAAGCGCAGCGCCGTCTGGATGCGCGCCGCCGGCAGCGCATTCATCAGCTAGATATTCAGACGTACAACCACAAGTATGAGCTCTTCTTCGGCGGCGGATACCTGCGTTTTCGCCCAGGGCAATACTTGCAGCACAATCAGGAAGTGGCCTGGAATCTGGGGCTGACCGATTATCTGAAGGGTGATCTGGGCATCACGGCAGAGGTTCGTGGCTATTACGGCTCGGCCTACACGAACGCACACCCGAACGGCGTGAACCGTGCTTACCAGCCAAACATCACCCAGTATGTATACATGGCTGGCCCGACGTACCGCTTTTACCATGGGCAGCACTGGGGCTGGACGGCGCAGGTACTCGGTGGCGTCGGGCAGGGCAAGTTCAGCATCGATACCAACGGCTTGCCTCCTGAGGATGTGGGGCTTTACAAGGATCAGTGGTCGCCCGCGATTAACGTCGGCGCTTCGGTGGACTACAACCTGAGCCCTGGGCTGGCTCTGCGCCTGACTCCGAACATGCTTATCACGAATTATGGCAGCCAGATGCAGTACAACAAGGGGTGGCAGATCGATCTCGTGTACCGCTTCAAGCACCGGCGGAATTACACGTTTGGCCGTCACCGGAAGTAG